A stretch of the Rhizobium sullae genome encodes the following:
- a CDS encoding helix-turn-helix domain-containing protein, with translation MSLSSPSDPLESLPAETIGARREEMPAADQNPANEMSRVLRTAPIHLAADPSGGAIAHWNHDALHDVVEPMTDHVIMAYNGVIQRMERRSGRSIESGTFRRGVVIIIPAGSSSRWDIPKPVDVVQLYLPRTTLTRIADETDTFTPTDLLERTAHPDLITSRLLLSAADVLEGNTALDTLFRQQLTDLLATRLLAAHTGKAPSYQPALGGLAPSVLRRAIERLRSDADADVSLGALAADSGLSRFHFCRAFKESTGLSPHNWLRQYRLEQAINMLRDPQNSIALVAASLGYASQTAFAAAFRKLTGETPTDWRRRHG, from the coding sequence ATGAGCTTGTCTTCCCCCTCGGATCCTCTCGAGAGCTTGCCGGCTGAGACAATCGGCGCGCGCCGGGAGGAAATGCCGGCCGCCGATCAGAATCCTGCTAACGAGATGTCGCGCGTTCTGAGGACTGCGCCAATTCATCTTGCGGCGGACCCCTCCGGTGGTGCAATCGCGCACTGGAATCACGACGCATTGCATGACGTCGTCGAACCCATGACCGACCACGTCATCATGGCTTACAACGGCGTGATACAGCGCATGGAACGGCGGTCCGGAAGATCGATCGAGAGCGGAACGTTTCGTCGCGGGGTTGTGATCATCATCCCGGCTGGATCAAGCTCCCGATGGGATATTCCAAAACCGGTTGATGTCGTTCAGCTCTATCTTCCCCGCACGACACTGACGCGCATTGCCGACGAAACCGATACCTTCACGCCGACCGATCTCTTGGAGCGAACGGCGCATCCGGACCTCATTACATCCCGATTGCTCCTGAGCGCGGCCGATGTCCTGGAAGGCAATACGGCACTGGATACACTGTTCAGGCAGCAGTTGACTGACCTTCTGGCCACGCGCCTGCTGGCTGCGCACACCGGCAAGGCACCGAGCTATCAGCCGGCGCTGGGCGGCCTTGCGCCGAGCGTGCTGCGCCGGGCCATCGAACGATTGCGGTCGGACGCCGACGCGGACGTCTCCCTCGGGGCCCTCGCTGCCGATTCCGGGTTGTCGCGTTTTCATTTCTGTCGCGCCTTCAAGGAAAGCACAGGGCTTTCGCCTCACAACTGGCTCCGTCAATATCGGCTCGAGCAGGCCATAAACATGCTACGTGATCCTCAAAATTCGATCGCGTTGGTCGCGGCCTCCCTCGGTTATGCCTCGCAAACAGCATTTGCAGCTGCATTCCGAAAATTGACCGGTGAAACACCGACCGATTGGCGGCGGCGCCACGGCTGA
- a CDS encoding response regulator transcription factor encodes MNEIHITKREREILTLMCDGKSAQEIAIILGCSVHTVRTHIESLKDTFAVYKDTALVAAALRTGVIE; translated from the coding sequence TTGAACGAGATCCACATCACCAAGCGAGAGAGGGAAATCTTGACGCTCATGTGCGACGGAAAGAGCGCGCAGGAGATTGCGATCATCCTCGGTTGCTCGGTGCATACCGTGCGAACGCATATCGAATCGCTGAAGGATACATTTGCAGTCTACAAGGACACGGCTCTGGTGGCGGCGGCGCTACGGACAGGCGTGATTGAGTGA
- a CDS encoding ROK family transcriptional regulator, with amino-acid sequence MPRQPCRMPVNAFFHFDAGKDPVLHRQSYREWLDLKTGRRLSVSGASKGRDRNDDRPGISPVDIADHNSRTALGLLRRFGPLTRQELSRHLGLTEPAITGIMRRLADAGLVSGQKRPTTAHYTAVEFSLRADAAYSLGIRLGADGGETVMMDLAGKILQQRAFTGPEGINDAVLHIRRAAGTSGKLLGCGIALATGFPLDRRAIEDTLEREVGPLFFLDDTEAAINAERMLGIGDREGGLVIIIVDETVRAGLLIGGRPFRGFHGLAGQIGDMCSGVDGASLNDVATLPSLKKHLAAHPGEPDAWVAIAARHLHEMVLAISGFIAPGAILIGGALPDDVFEAIIARLSRERDDKIRDLVIAPWIPSVRRASFPRAGVAVGAALRPFSETL; translated from the coding sequence GTGCCGCGCCAACCCTGCCGTATGCCCGTGAACGCATTTTTTCATTTTGATGCAGGCAAAGACCCAGTATTGCATAGGCAATCGTATCGGGAATGGCTTGATTTGAAAACAGGACGGCGGCTTTCGGTATCTGGCGCATCTAAAGGACGGGATCGCAATGATGATCGTCCAGGCATCAGCCCGGTTGACATTGCAGACCACAATTCGCGAACGGCCTTGGGGCTCCTGCGCCGCTTTGGGCCGCTTACCCGCCAGGAACTTTCCAGGCATCTTGGGCTCACGGAGCCAGCGATAACGGGGATCATGCGCCGGCTGGCCGATGCGGGCCTAGTCAGCGGGCAAAAACGGCCCACAACTGCGCATTACACAGCGGTTGAGTTCTCGTTGCGAGCCGACGCCGCATATTCCCTGGGAATTCGCCTCGGTGCGGATGGTGGCGAAACTGTCATGATGGATCTTGCAGGTAAGATTCTTCAGCAGCGCGCCTTCACAGGACCCGAAGGGATCAATGACGCTGTTTTGCACATCCGGCGTGCCGCTGGCACTTCGGGCAAACTGCTCGGATGCGGCATTGCCCTTGCAACCGGGTTCCCTCTTGATCGGAGAGCTATCGAGGATACCCTTGAACGGGAGGTCGGCCCGCTCTTTTTTCTTGATGACACCGAGGCGGCGATCAATGCCGAGCGTATGCTCGGCATTGGCGACCGCGAAGGTGGCCTGGTGATCATCATCGTCGACGAGACTGTTCGCGCCGGACTTTTGATCGGAGGGCGGCCGTTCCGCGGTTTCCACGGATTGGCCGGCCAGATCGGCGATATGTGCTCGGGTGTTGACGGCGCGAGCCTAAACGACGTCGCGACCTTGCCCTCGCTCAAAAAGCACCTTGCAGCCCACCCGGGTGAACCAGATGCTTGGGTTGCGATTGCAGCGCGGCATCTTCATGAGATGGTCCTGGCGATTTCAGGATTTATCGCTCCGGGCGCCATCCTGATCGGCGGTGCTCTGCCCGATGATGTTTTTGAGGCAATCATTGCGCGCTTGTCGCGTGAACGGGATGATAAAATTCGCGATCTCGTGATTGCGCCTTGGATACCATCCGTGCGGCGTGCTTCCTTTCCTCGGGCAGGGGTCGCCGTCGGCGCCGCATTGCGTCCGTTCTCCGAGACACTTTAA
- a CDS encoding alpha/beta fold hydrolase, with protein MTSITTSDGVQLFYKDWGPKSAQPIVFHHGWPLSSDDWDNQMLFFLGKGFRVIAHDRRGHGRSSQVSDGHDMDHYASDAAAMIDYLDLHNAIHVGHSTGGGEAARYVARYGKGRVAKLILIAAVPPLMLKTAANPGGLPIEAFDGLRSQLAANRSQFYRDFPSGPFYGYNRPGAEPSEAVISNWWRQGMMGGAKAHYDGIKAFSETDFTEDLKSITVPTLVLHGDDDQIVPIGAAALLSAKLLQAGTLKIYEKLPHGLCTTHADVVNADMLAFITA; from the coding sequence ATGACCTCCATTACAACCAGCGACGGTGTTCAACTTTTTTACAAGGACTGGGGACCGAAGTCCGCTCAGCCGATCGTCTTTCACCACGGCTGGCCGCTCAGCTCCGACGATTGGGATAATCAAATGCTCTTCTTCCTCGGCAAGGGCTTTCGCGTGATCGCTCATGATCGCCGCGGTCATGGCCGATCGAGCCAGGTGAGCGACGGTCATGACATGGATCACTACGCCTCCGATGCTGCCGCAATGATCGACTACCTCGATCTTCACAACGCGATCCATGTCGGCCACTCTACCGGCGGCGGTGAAGCCGCGCGGTATGTCGCGCGGTATGGCAAGGGTCGCGTTGCCAAACTGATCCTGATTGCTGCCGTGCCGCCATTGATGCTGAAAACCGCCGCCAATCCCGGCGGTTTGCCGATCGAGGCATTCGACGGATTGCGCAGTCAGCTGGCTGCCAACCGTTCGCAGTTCTATCGCGATTTTCCGAGCGGCCCCTTCTACGGCTACAACCGCCCGGGTGCCGAGCCTTCGGAGGCGGTCATCTCAAATTGGTGGCGTCAGGGCATGATGGGCGGCGCGAAAGCACATTACGACGGCATCAAGGCATTCTCGGAGACGGATTTCACCGAGGACCTGAAGAGCATCACCGTGCCGACGCTCGTGTTGCATGGCGATGACGACCAGATCGTTCCCATCGGTGCCGCCGCTCTGTTGTCGGCGAAGCTCCTGCAGGCCGGCACGCTGAAAATCTACGAGAAACTGCCGCATGGGCTGTGCACGACCCATGCAGATGTCGTCAATGCCGACATGCTGGCCTTCATCACGGCCTGA
- a CDS encoding ROK family transcriptional regulator, with the protein MILAAIHRGAPISRTELAHQSRLTKQAVTRIVDRLLDEGLVMEARRRHGLRGQPAIELEIDPEGVFSVGANIDRDHLTIVAVDAAGTVRGRIHHERRFLLPDDFVGLMADALSSFRRRRVIEEARLAGVGLAIPDWLGEVKVIGFPSEYRQWNGYDVRGALEAMSDHPVFIDNDANAAALGEIEYGLGTEIGSFFYILANACLGGSLVIDGVRHKGASGIGGEIGWLPVVFDDGPFAGSTQPLGEMFSLFILFDYLGRNGIKATTPGDLLNLNERGRNLVSGWLRKISIKLAQAIVDIGLIVDPEGVLIGGRFPVRLIDELLVYVHEEITRLGARAPSLHRAAGSEDAAALGAAAIPLAHRLGLPSAEPGQRFRNPISSRQAQDPITVT; encoded by the coding sequence ATGATTCTCGCCGCGATTCATCGCGGCGCCCCGATCTCGCGCACGGAGCTTGCCCACCAATCGCGATTGACGAAGCAGGCCGTGACCCGCATCGTGGATCGTTTGCTCGATGAAGGGCTCGTTATGGAGGCACGCCGCAGGCACGGCCTTCGGGGACAACCTGCCATCGAGCTGGAGATCGATCCCGAAGGAGTGTTTTCGGTTGGCGCGAATATCGATCGCGATCACCTGACGATCGTCGCTGTGGATGCGGCCGGGACGGTACGCGGACGCATCCATCACGAAAGGCGTTTTCTGTTACCAGACGACTTCGTGGGCTTGATGGCAGATGCACTATCCTCCTTCCGCCGCCGCAGGGTCATCGAAGAAGCTCGTCTGGCGGGAGTTGGCCTTGCTATTCCTGACTGGCTCGGAGAGGTTAAAGTCATCGGCTTTCCATCAGAATACCGGCAATGGAATGGCTATGACGTGCGCGGCGCGCTGGAGGCAATGTCCGATCACCCAGTGTTCATCGACAATGATGCTAACGCAGCTGCGCTCGGTGAAATCGAGTATGGTCTCGGTACGGAAATCGGCAGTTTCTTCTACATCCTCGCCAATGCCTGTCTTGGCGGCAGCCTCGTCATAGATGGGGTCCGTCATAAGGGAGCCAGCGGAATCGGTGGAGAAATCGGGTGGCTGCCGGTCGTCTTTGACGATGGCCCGTTTGCGGGCAGCACGCAACCACTTGGCGAAATGTTCTCGCTCTTTATCCTCTTCGACTATCTCGGGCGCAATGGCATCAAGGCGACAACGCCGGGAGATCTTCTCAACCTTAACGAGAGGGGACGCAACCTCGTCAGTGGCTGGCTGCGAAAGATCAGCATTAAGCTTGCCCAAGCAATTGTCGATATCGGCTTGATCGTCGACCCGGAAGGCGTTCTCATCGGCGGCCGCTTTCCTGTTCGCCTCATTGATGAACTGCTCGTCTACGTCCACGAGGAGATTACCCGGCTTGGCGCACGAGCGCCGTCCCTTCACCGGGCAGCAGGCTCTGAAGATGCCGCAGCTCTCGGTGCTGCTGCGATCCCGCTCGCTCATCGTCTTGGGTTGCCGTCTGCCGAACCGGGTCAAAGATTTCGAAATCCAATCAGCAGCCGGCAGGCCCAGGACCCGATCACGGTCACATGA